The genomic region GGTAATCTGGGATGCAGAAGGAACTGTGCAGTGTGCTGAGAGATTTATTTGGATGGAAGATGAGTTAATCTGTATGCATCACAAGAGGAGAGCTGTGCCCAGCCTCTGGGGGGCCAGAGAATGCTGACTTAGGGTAACAGGCTCCCTCTGCCCACCGCCCTTATCCTGCCTCAGTGCCCCAGGGCTTCTGGCCACCCCCATACTCAGCTTTCATTCTGTCTGTCTGATTCCACTTCTCTGCTTGTATCCCTTCCTCTGAAGGAAATTATCTTGGAACAACTTTTCCAGAGGGCAGAGTGACCAATATAGGACTTCCTTCAATCCTGGCAGTCCAAAAGCACTTTTCTTACCAGAGTCAGCAACCTCTGCCCATGTCTGCAAATCCCTAGCTCCGGGCCCATTTTACAGCTTAGCCCCTGCAGTTACTTTTCATCCCCCACCCCCTTAATCTCTTACAGGAAGCCAGACTAGACTTGGCTGTTCCCACTACAGACAGAAACATGTCTGGGTTTGTGTTACAAACTACTCTTCCAGGCGTCCAGACCTCCCATTGTTATGGGGGTCACCCCCAGGACCTGAGAAACCAAGGTGGGAGATGGGAGGGTTAGGGTCTTGCCTCCAGGTCTTGTAGGAAGTGGGAATATGAGAGAAATAAGTCAAAGTCAAGAatggaatatttgattttttattctaaaatttatgaatatttaaaaattttcaatataaaaaagaaGCCAGAGGCCTGGGCAGGGACAGGCCCAAAGACATCTCTGCCTGAGAACTAAGTGATGGGGCAAACCCACTTAATAGTGGCCAGAGAGCAAAGGAGAGTTATAAGAAACCGTAAACCAGGCTAGGGCAGATTCACCTTCCTAGGAGCAAGACAAAGAAGGAAGGGGGTAGACAGAGCCTACTAAGCTGCTTATCCCTTCTGCCACATGGTTCAGATTCAATCTAAGAATGTGTATGGTGTCACCTAATCAGAGACAGGCCCTGGCAGGGgacataaaaaacaaataagtcTTCACCCTTCCTCTCAAAGAGCTTACATGCAAAGAGGAAGGACCAACCAGGTACAGACCAGATGCACAGTTACTGAGCTTATGCTTTGATAAATGCGTAGCCAGCAGCATCAATGAACACTATGAAAGCCCAAAAAGAGAGGCAGATGAATCTTTCCTCAGGCCATCCAGCATTATTAGTTAAAATCTGATTTCATCCTTGGGGGATGCATACATGATCAGAAGGGCCAAGCAAGCAGAGAGACCATGGTTTTCTCACTTGGCTTCCTGAGTCAGGCCAAGTGCATACGTCACACATTGGTCAGGGCCGCCTCACACTTCACTATGGTGGTTCTATCCAGTTTGGTCAGATAGACAGGCATTAGGGGAAGATGTATACCTTGGTCTTGTGCCTACAAAAAATCTTATCCCTATGATGAATGAAAGGGTGATGATGACAGTCTCTTTCCATGGGACTATCTGTCCAAAAACTGTAGGTTGATGCTCCTCTCAGGTACCAGGACAGTCCGGGTCATGGGTCTAACTGGGGCCACACCTGGCTCAGGCTGCACCTCAAAATGTGTCAGGATCTGGAAAGGGAAGAAGGTGAGCATTACTATGAAAGATATCTATAATGGGGGAATTCATTGGTAATCCAATTGGTAAAGGGCATGCATTATTAGTGTTAGAATGGTCAATGATTGGGTGGCACCTGTGGCCAGTAGGGGACTTCTTGGTTAATAAAGGTGAGGGATTATGGTAGGGAAAAAATAGTTTGAATACCCTCACTTACACTCCAGGCCTATAATGGGCTTATCATATTTCAGAAGATTCATTCCACCAGGTCTTATATGATTTCCTATGCTTGTCAGGGGAAAGAGCTCACAACTTTAGAGGGTTAGGGTCTCTCTAGTCTGGGGAAGGTATAAAATCTAGAGCACTCACCTGGGCCAAAGCCATTTGCAATTCAAGCTCTGCCAGGCGTCTCCCCATACAGCTGCGCTTGCCAAAGCCAAAGGGAAGAGATGCAaatgggtggggggtgggacCCTCCCCCAGCCAGCGAGCTGGACGAAAAGAATTCGGCTCTGGGAACTGGGCAGGGTCCCTTGAAGTGGCGTAGTGACACAGAGTGACCAGCGTCTGGTGCGAAGGAAAACAAACTTGTCAGTTTGGGCTCAGAATAGGGCAGGCATGAAGAAGAGGATATTCAGACAGGGACAAAGGCAGGTCCTGGTGGGTGATGGGGAAGTTTTCTGGGGCTACTTTTGGAAGATCTCCCCACTGTCCCATTACATCCTAGAAAGGCATATCCTAGAGAGGGGTAAAGGGGAGTGTTTGAAGGGCTTTTAGGAGAGCGTTTGAGAACAGAGCTGGGGCCCAAGATAGTGAGGAATGGCTCAGTAGAAAGGGTGCATAGGCTCTACTCACATTTTTGGGGATAATATAGTCACCCACATGAATGTCTTTGTCTGGGACACGAGAATTTCCAGGTACCACAGGGTACAGTCTAGGTTGCAAAGCACAAAATGGAGACAGCAAGATGAGGCTAGGGGCTGCAGCCCCCTTCTCATTGTTTCCAACTTCCAAACCCTTTTTGGTCAGGAGTAGAGGGCCATTTTTCTCTGCTCTCTCCCTGCTTCCATCCACTATTTGCTTCCCCAGCCCTTCCTTGGCATTTCCTCTtgttcctcctctccttccccctcacCTTAGCACTTCCTTGACCACTGCCTTCAGCAGCGGCAGCTGGGACAGAACAGTGGCTGGGGGGTAGGCACTGGAGCCAGGGCTCAGGGCAGCTGTGATCTCGGAGTGGAGTGCTGTCTGGACTTCGGGGTGCCGGGAGAGCTCATACAGAGCCCAGGAGAGCGTGTTGGACACCTGAGAAACATGTGAAAGCAAGAGAGGTGTTGGGTGTGGGAACCCAGCAGAGGGTGCAGATTATGGAAGAGTCTGGGGCTACAGGATTATGGAAGAGTCTGGGGCTACAGGGTGCTTAAGCCAAGCTGGTCTACGTGGCCATAATGGATCCCCTGCAGCAGAAAAATGGCCCCGGAGTCTGGGGAGGCTAAGCCCTGGAACCAGCTCACAGCACGGAGGGAGAACCTCACCGTGTCCACTCCCGCCAGTAGCAACTCTGTCACATTTCCCAGGATGGACTGGGCAGGCAACTCTTCCCGGAACAGGAAGTGGGTCAGGTGCGCCCCAGATTCCAGGTCCTTCTCGGGCTGTCCTCGGTTCCTCATGGCTGCCTCTGCCTCTTGCCGCTCGACGTGCCTCTGAGCTGCGTGGGTAGAAGGCACGTGAATACCTCGCTACCCCTGGACAGCTTTACATTCCCCCCTTCCCACCTCGACCTGTGCCTTACCAAATGCAAACATCTGGTCCCAGTCTCGGCAGAGGCGGCCCCAGGGCCCAGGCACAAGGTGGCGCAGCCAGTGGGGCATCGCCATGGTCAACAGCGTGGACACAAACACCGAGCCCACAGCGCGGATGAAGGTCTCCGTATCAGGCGGCACTTGAGCCTCCAGGCAGCCCAAGCGCGAGCCGAGCAGAACCGCGGCGATGCCTTGTCGGGAGGGGGCGCCGTCAGGGCTCCGGGAGGCTCCCGTAGGGCGCCCCCGACGCCTGCCTAGCTCTGTCCTGGGACTCACCTTCCAGTCCGAACTTGTAAAATTCCCCCGCCACGTCCCGAACCAGGGCGGGCGGCCCCGTGCCACGTCCCCGCTGGCGCCTCAGACGCCGCACAAGGTCGCAGACTACGTTGTCCAGGGTTCCGGCGTAGCGGGCGGCCGCTTGAGGCCGGAGGAGGAGCGGGGCCAGGAGACTGCGGAGCCTTTGCCATTCTTCGCCTTCCCTGCAGGGTTGAGGAGAGAGTGCGCATCGGGAAGGTGGGGACGGCTCGACGGGACCGGCTGCAGTGAAGGAACGCGTTCGGCTGCGGTGGCCAGGAGAGGGATTGCGTCTGCCCCCTTGGGGTACAGAAACCTGCACCGGCCTGCGCCTGTCTTCCAGCCCCCTTCCTCTTTACTCATTTCCTGCCCGCAGGGGCCGGGGTTTCCGGGTAACTTGAGTCACAGAACCTTACATTCATTCCATCCAGATCCTTGTACCCTAGCCCAATTCCTCCGGTTCCCCCAGTTCCCAGGATTCTGGCCTCAAAGGATTAAGGAGGTAGGCGGGGAGTGAGGTTGGGGCTCAACCCGAGTGTGGGTGAAGCAGACTGGGATGGGAACCCCAAGATGACCAATGGTAGAGTGGGACAGCCGacctcccaccatgcccccaGATTGATAGTTTCGGGACCCGCAGCAGGAGAGGGCCGCTGCAGGGCGTCTGGGCTTCTGGGGGCAGAGAAGACTCACGCAGTGAGCAGTCCGCAAGCCCGCTGGCGGCAGCGGCGGTGCTCCGTCCAGGGCGAGAAGCTGCAGCGCTCGGGCCGGGGTCCCTCCTGTCGCAGCAGCTCCTCGAAGAGTGCAGGGGCAGCCACGTACACGGTGCGCACTGTCCCAAAGCTGGCTAGCCACACCGGCCCGAAGCGCGCGGTGCCCTGCACCTGGGGGAGCGGACGCAGCGGACACTTGGATACCTGGGCGGGGACTTTCAGCTTGACCTGTGCCCATGCCAAGGGCGTTGACTGGGCTTGGGAAGAGGGAGCTTCTGCTCCTTTTCGGGTGCCCAACTAGTGTATGCCTTTGATACTGCAAACTTCTCCTCTCTCATTTCCCATCCCTAGAAAGTTTGAGTGTGATGGGCAAAACAGGAACTTTGTGCAAGGCAGACATTCAGGACCTCTCTGATCATCTCGGTCGAGGAGAAATCTCTAAAAGTTCCATGTCTGGACTGTCCATCTCAGGACGAGTCCTCAGTGAATGAAAAGGAACCCGTATAGCTTTAAGCCGCACGCAGGCGGAGGGTACCGCGCACTCCGGCCTCCCGCGCACTTGTACTAATCTGCAGGATCTCCACACCTCAGGACAGCGAGAAGGTGCTTTCCCAGCGCCCTCTGCTATGAGTCGGGACGGACTCTGCCCGAGTCTAGCCACACCGCCCCCAGCCTCAACTCGCCTTTTCCTTAATTCATGGGCATCCGTTCTCTCTGGCTCTCCCACATTTGCTCTGCACTAGTCAGTCCTTTTTGACGCTGTCAAAACCAGTTTCCCCAGCACTCCGTCTCGGGAAAGGCGTCCCTTCCTACCTGCAGCTCGTGTAGCCTCGACAGCCCCCCCTTGCAGAAAAGTTCGGCCAGGAAGCTGGGCGTAGAGGGGCCTGGGATGTCTGCCAGGCTCCGGCGTGCTGAGTGGTACTCTCGGTAGCCTAGGGAGGCGCCCAACTCGGGCGCCCAGCGGACGCGATGGAACACTCTGGAGGCGTACTTGAGGGTCTGGGTCATGGTCTGGTTCAGGGTGCTCGCGAAAGAAAGCGCTTCTCCTGAGCATCTTGTCTCAACCCCTATTTAACCTTTGGGTGAGGTGATGACGCCCCCTCTCTAAGCTCCTCAGCCAATCCCTCCTCCTGAGTGGTCTGTGCTAGGCATTAGCACCCAGGAACAGTAGGCGGGGCTGGGGCTGACTTCATAACTCCCTTGGATCTCATGTTGCAATGACCCTCATGGGAGGGAGGGCCTAAGATTTTCCTCCTGGGAGAGTGCCCTAGTCTAGGAACCTCAAAGTCTCATCCTAGGAAAGGCTATAAGGCTTTTTAGTAGGGACTAGGTGACCAAGCTACACTAGTCAGTCTCTGATATTCCCACCACTTCTACCAGTGAGCCCAGCCCCTTTAGGCCCATCCTCAGGAATTCCCCATCTTTCAGCTCCTCCGGGAAGGGAAGCAGGGGAGGCACAGCTGTAACTGTCCCTACATTCTTGGCTTAGTGGGTTGTATCTTCTCTGCATTATTTTCCTGCACCAGccacacctcctcctcctcctgtacCTAACATATACTGGGCAGATGGCAGGTGGGTTAATGGGCTAAAATGGCTCCTAGAacctccatctttctttcttgaggATAAGGGGGTCTCTTGGGTGTACAAACCCCCTCTTTCCAGACATGGGAATTTGCGGCTTGAGAAGCAGAAATGAAGAAACTTTTTGTACATTAGTTAAGTTCAAAGATTGTCTGTGGGGTGTTAGAGAAGCTAAATGGATGTGGATGTTCTAATTCCCCAGCTGACTCGGTCTCCTCTGGGGGCTTTCTGGTTAGCAGCCCCTTTCTACTTTTAGCCTCAGAATCCTCcacagggccaggcgtggtggctcatgcctataatcccagcattttgggaggctgaggcgggaggatggcatgaggccaggaggttgagacaagcttgagcaacatagcaagactgtctctacaaaagtttaaaaattaggctgggcacggcagctcatgactgtaatcccaacactttgggaggctgaggtgggcagactgcttgagctcaggagtctgagaccagcctgggcaacatagtggaactctgtctctacaaaaaatacaaaaattagccaggcatggtggcatatgcctgtagtgccagctacttgagaggctggggtggattacatgagcctgggaggtcaaggctgcagtgagttatgactgtgccactgcactccagcctaggcaagagagagagggcctgtctcttaaaaaaattaaaataaaagaatctcCTACAGTTTACCTCTCTGCTCCTTACTCCCTCATTCCCCACTCCAACTCTATCAGGCTCTGTGCCAGTAAGTCAGCTCTGAAGTTCTGGAATTGAAGGTCAATGTGAAAAAGGAGAGGGTCTCCACCCCCACACCTTCCCGAGGACTCTCCAGAGACAACATTTAGGGAACACAGATTCCCCAGGTCAAGTCTTATGCAGGGAGAGGACAGGAGGATGGCAGAAGGCATATGATACATACTCTACCCTTTCCTGAGAAATGGCAGAATAGgcatgtgtacacatatacatgttaTCGCAGGATCCACAAAGCAAACAGAAGTGGTAATTGAGCCTAGCAAGCAGTTTAGATGGactacattcctcattccagctGAGGAGAGATCTCACAAGGAGAAGGGAGTGCTAAGGGAGAACAAGACCCCACAGCCTTCCAAAGATCCCCTATGGTCCAAAGTCCTTTGACCATCTCAGTCAGCTGCTTTGTTTTCTGTTGGCAGTGGAGGGACAAGGTGAGAGGAGCCAGGGGTAGTCATGAACACCAGTGGGTTCTGCCCTGGGCAGCTCCCCACCTTCTTTAAGAGAGTACTGTGTCTCAGCTCCAGCAGTCTCAACTGGGAAGGCCCAGGACTCCTGCTCTTTTCTCTAGTCCCTGGGAGACGAGGTCCAGCTAAGGTAGAGTAAGCAGTCAGTGACCAGGCAGGCTGGTTTGGGGGGTCACTGCCTGGAGGATGGGATCTTGTATTCTTCGGAAGATGGCTGGGAAATTCTTCCCTCCATTACGTAGAACTTTCTTCCCCTCCTCAGTTGAGGTGCCTAGATGTCCCACAATGGGGTCTTCACTCTGGGAGAAGGAAGGGTCCAATAAGTCCTTGCCCACTGTTCAGACTGCCCCTGGCCCTTAGACACCTATCTCATCCTCCTGGCACTGAGTTAAGTTCAAATACAGAACCACTCTGGAAAGGGCCTCCACCTCCTGTAGGTCCCCTACTCACCAGGTCCTCCAGAGGCACACGCTCAAACAGTGGGTGCTCTTCGAAATGAGTGCACATCCAGTCGTGTAGCTCCAGCACATCAGTTATGGTATACACCAGCCCCTGCATAGGCAAAATCACCCTAGACAGGAGACTGCATGCAACACCAGCAGCCAGATGATGGGAGTGGTGGTGTGAGCCCCTAAATGCACCCCCACTGAATTCTTAGTGAAGGGCCCCTGAGTAGGCCACTCACCCCATCATCCCTCCCATCCCAACTCACCCCAACTCTTAGCACGTAGGCATATTCTGCTAGCAGGGTGGGACTGATGATTCGCCACTTGTGCTTTGTCCGCTTGAAATGTGGGTCGGGGAAGAGGAAGAACATCTTTGTCAGCTGTGAGATAGACACGCACCAACAGGGTTGTGAGAGGCTGGCCTCCATGCCCCCACCTGCCTACCAGCCTAACCCACCAGGGCCCCTCCCCACCTGGCCCTTGTAGAAGAAGTTAGGAAGGTGCTTCATGGCATTGCTACGGAGACAGGCGATGTTCTGGAAGCCACCTGCAGGAGCTGCGCGTAGGGCCCGAATCCGGTCTTGTACATAGTCTGAGACCTTCACCCGGATTTCCAGGCCCAGAATAAGTGTGTCTGGGAACAGCGGTGACAGTTCCACTAGACACAGAAATAGCAATGGAATCATCAACCATATACTTGTAGGAAGTGCAAAGGGGTCAACACAGGAAAGGAAGCCTCAATCTGCAACTACCAAAGTCCAGAACGGCAAGAGAGGACAGAGATACATATATGGATAGTTTTATGCTCAAGAGGCTGGGGGAGAAATGAAAATTGTCACCAGGACCAGAATGGGAGGGCTGAGAATACATGTATATTTGTCATTGCTTTAGAGTTTTCCACAGTGTTTTCACACATTGTGTTATTTCATCCTTATAACACTCTGTGGTAAATTgtgaagatgaggaaactgagggtcagataTGCCGAAGATCATAGAGTTAAGAGGGGGCAGAACtggaacttatttatttatttgagatggagtcttgctctgtcacccaggctggagtgcagtggcacaatcttggctcattgcaatctctgcctcccaggttcaagcaattctcctgcctcagcctcctgagtagctggtcttgaactcctggcctcaagtggtccacctgcctcagcctcccaaagtgttgtgattacaggcatgagccactgtgcccgagcAGAACTGGACCTTAAACCAAGGTTTTCTGCCTCTATGTACCATGCTCTTCTTCTCTATCAGGCTATTATCTGTTTGGGAAGATCTAAAAATAGGGAGTGGCTTGGCATGCATGAGTGGGACAATACAGACAATACAAGAGGAACCCAAAAAACAGGAGAGTGGGGCAGAAGGAATGAGATCTGGCGAGGGAGGGGCAAAGGGGAGGGGAGATGGTAGAATCCCTGAGAAAGACAGTTCAGGATCACTGGCCACAATGGCTGATCTCTGACGCTTGTGCTGACCAGCTCACTGACCCGGAACCTGGCAGATGAAATGGCTCATGTAGGGATTGAAGCCAGAAAGGACAACCCAGGTTTTAAGAAGCATTTGAGGCAGCCCCCTCCACTCTCCAGGGCAAAGGTCACAGACCCAGAGTAGAGGGTAGGTGGAGACTCTCCATGCTGATGTCACCAGTGTCTGGACGAAAGGGGAAAGGCCAATTATGACCCCCCACAAAAGCTGCTGAGGCAGCAGAAGCTACTAGGCCTCTTCTCACCCTAGAGAGAGGGCCTGAGTGTTACCTAACAGGCCACCATAGCCACAGCCTATGTCTGCAAACTCCACTTGGGCCTGAGCTCTCTTTTCATTCTTATCCTTTGGGTCATCGTGGCTCTGATTTTGAGTGAGTGGAGCGAAGAACTCTGGGTATAGCTCAGACCAGTCCATCTCCTCTGGCTTCACAGGGCTATTGGAAAGAAGACATAAGAAGCATGAGAAGGTTGGTCACACTATTGCAGAAGTGGTACTGTGAGAGTGTGTgggtgggtgagggtgggaggtAAAAGGGAGGAGGGTTTCTCAAAAATTCTGTAACGCTGGGCCCTGTGGCCTCTAAGAGGGACAATGGAAACCACCCTTAACTCCCAGTGTGAATCATAGACCCATCATGAGGCCCATAAACGCTGACCTGCCCAACTCCACTTCTGGCGGTTGATGTGACCCTGGCCGGGTAGCTGCCCTTTCTGGGGCACAAGTTCCCCTTCTCCCGAGACTGGCTGCCTAATGCCCTGGGATCCTACTTTGTGTTTGTCCTCTGCGGGGAGGGAAGCTAAGGTAAGGCGCGGGCAGGATTGTGTATATGTTTGCCTTTTTATTAAATCcaacaaacaaaagcagaagATGGAAACGACATTCTGCCTCTATCACTTCAGTCTCAGTAACAATTTATTTCTCTTCCCAAACTTAGCACGGCTACCCAGACTTAGGCCCGAACGCCACGCCCACTCTCAACCCGCCAACTCCTCTCTGGTCGAATCTCCCGGTCCCACCCCCAAAACTGACGTCACCCATCTGATCCTCCCGGGTCTATCCCAAATCCTCCCAGCAGTCGCAGCACAACTGCTCTCCCGGCTGCTTTGAGAATCCCgccctcctctttcttcctctgcccACTCCTCACTAGCGCAGCGTGTGGTCCGCCATGGGGTTGGAGTGAGCACGTTGCCGGTAGTAGCGCTTCTGGGGCGGCGGGGCCTCTGCTCCGGCCACGTTCCAAGTCTCGGCTGCCATGATCCCAGTCCGGGGTTTCTCTACCAAATCCACGTGGAGGCGCAGGCCGGAGGCGCAAGTTAATGACGCAGCCTTGCGCGTTGGTGGCAGTTCCCGCCCCTTAAAGACCCAAGAGCAAATtcggctgggctgggctgggctgggctaggCGGGGAGGGCTGTAAGGAGCGAGTGCTGGAGAGAACCTCCGCACCGTTAGCCTCCAACTGGGAGGGCGAGGCCAGGCCCAGGGACCCAAAGTTTTCTCTAAGCTTGCTTCTGCCTGGTCTGGGTTACCATcctggttgcaggcacctgtgcACCCCACAGGTGAGAGGGGTCTAGAGACCTCGGCTTCCACAGTGGCATCAGTCCtcgctcctctccctccccttactcCTGGTCTCGGACCAGTCCGCCCGGTCTGACTCTTGTGGTCCCGTGTGGATTTCGTTAAGTGTGCGCTCGGGGCCGGGGCGGGAGGGGCGGCTCCTCATTCCACCTCCAGGAAGTCGAACTGGAGGAAGGAGGGCAAACTCAGGGAGGCGGGGCTCGTGCCACAGGGACACCACGGCGGCTCGCGGCCCCCAGCCTCTACCCCGCTCCGGATCCGGGATCTGAGCGCCGGCCGCGGTGCCCGGGCACTCCCTTGGCGGGCCGGATGGCGGACCCCGGCCCAGATCCCGAATCTGAGTCGGAATCGGTGTTCCCGCGGGAGGTCGGGCTCTTTGCAGACTCTTACTCGGAGAAGAGCCAGTTCTGTTTCTGTGGGCATGTGCTGACCATCACGCAGAACTTTGGGTCCCGCCTCGGGGTGGCGGCGCGCGTGTGGGACGCGGTGAGGAATGGGCTGCGCCGGGTGAGGGTCCGTGGGAGGTCCAGATCCCGGACTCCGCCTCTCCCATATGGAGCCATCCTCACTActgtctttttctctgtcttttctcccGTAGGCCCTGAGCCTGTGCAATTATTTCGAGAGTCAAAATGTGGATTTCCGAGGCAAGAAGGTGATCGAACTGGGTGCGGGGACAGGCATCGTGGGGATCTTGGCAGCGCTGCAGGGTGCGTGAGCTGGCTTTTTGCGGGAGAGAGTGGGGACCCAGGGGCGCGGAGAAATGGTCACTTCGTGGATCTTTGGGGGACAGGGGAGAACTTGGGCCCAGTCCAACCCCTTCTttttaacaaacttttttttgtttttgtttttattttggcgCCTACTTCTGCGTGCCAGACAGCGCGAATTGCCTGTCAAAGCACCTGGGGTGGGTGATTGGGGAGGGCAGGAAATAAAACTCAGGCAGGCCTATAAGAAGGAGTTGTTTCTATCgtgttgctcttttttttttatttttatttttttgagacggagtctcactctgtcgcccaggctggagtgcagtggccgcgATCCCCATtaactgcaaccgccgcctcccgggttcaagcaattcttatgcctcagcctccgaagtagctggaattacaggcttgcgctaccatacccggctactttttgtatttttagtagaagacgagtttcactacgttggccaggctggtctcgaactcctgacttcaggtgatccaactgcctcgtgaggcacctgggattacaggcgtgagccacaacacccagccttgTGTTACTGTTTGTGATTTTATGGAGAATGCTGTCACTTAAAAGCGCCTTGGCTTTGGACATGGTCTTCTGTCAAGATGCACATATGGGGGTACTCTGTAGGGAGACTTGCAGACATTGAACTTCGTGAGTGCTTTATAACTTTATTATGAATATGTTTCAGATTCCTTAGGTTTTTATTGCTAAGAGAAACAAGCTTATGAGTTTCCAAGGGTTAGGATATGTTTTGTAGGAAGCAGGGGTAGGAATTAGACACTGCAGACTTGGAAAAGGAAAAGGTAAGGAAAAATTTGCTTCTCTTTTGTCAAGAACCAAAAACTACAGAGGAAACAGTTTCACAAATTATAATCTAATGGGCAGACAAAATCTCAAACTGAAAGCACTCGTTTAAAAATTCTTACAATGTCATCTCCctaggaatgtaaattaacatGTCTTTGTTCATAGGGACAGAACTAGGTCACATTAGGGGAAGcctagccaggcgcggtggctcacgcctgtaatcccagccctttgggaggccaaggtgggtggatcacctgaggtcaggagtttgagaccagcctgaccaacatggtgaaaccctgtctctactaaaaatacaaaattagctgggcatgatggcttatgcctgtaatcccagctacttgggaggctgaggcaggagaatcgcttgaaccccagaggtgaaggttgcagtgagctgagatcacaccattgcactccagcctgggcaacaagagtgaaactctgtctcaaaaataaaaaaagggaaatcttcccagagGCAGGCATTCGTTCTTCTATTCATTCAACCAAAATGTATTTCAAGTCCCCTATGTACCAAGAATCATGCTAG from Pongo pygmaeus isolate AG05252 chromosome 10, NHGRI_mPonPyg2-v2.0_pri, whole genome shotgun sequence harbors:
- the LOC129009550 gene encoding 25-hydroxyvitamin D-1 alpha hydroxylase, mitochondrial: MTQTLKYASRVFHRVRWAPELGASLGYREYHSARRSLADIPGPSTPSFLAELFCKGGLSRLHELQVQGTARFGPVWLASFGTVRTVYVAAPALFEELLRQEGPRPERCSFSPWTEHRRCRQRACGLLTAEGEEWQRLRSLLAPLLLRPQAAARYAGTLDNVVCDLVRRLRRQRGRGTGPPALVRDVAGEFYKFGLEGIAAVLLGSRLGCLEAQVPPDTETFIRAVGSVFVSTLLTMAMPHWLRHLVPGPWGRLCRDWDQMFAFAQRHVERQEAEAAMRNRGQPEKDLESGAHLTHFLFREELPAQSILGNVTELLLAGVDTVSNTLSWALYELSRHPEVQTALHSEITAALSPGSSAYPPATVLSQLPLLKAVVKEVLRLYPVVPGNSRVPDKDIHVGDYIIPKNTLVTLCHYATSRDPAQFPEPNSFRPARWLGEGPTPHPFASLPFGFGKRSCMGRRLAELELQMALAQILTHFEVQPEPGVAPVRPMTRTVLVPERSINLQFLDR
- the METTL1 gene encoding tRNA (guanine-N(7)-)-methyltransferase; this translates as MAAETWNVAGAEAPPPQKRYYRQRAHSNPMADHTLRYPVKPEEMDWSELYPEFFAPLTQNQSHDDPKDKNEKRAQAQVEFADIGCGYGGLLVELSPLFPDTLILGLEIRVKVSDYVQDRIRALRAAPAGGFQNIACLRSNAMKHLPNFFYKGQLTKMFFLFPDPHFKRTKHKWRIISPTLLAEYAYVLRVGGLVYTITDVLELHDWMCTHFEEHPLFERVPLEDLSEDPIVGHLGTSTEEGKKVLRNGGKNFPAIFRRIQDPILQAVTPQTSLPGH